Part of the Phacochoerus africanus isolate WHEZ1 chromosome 8, ROS_Pafr_v1, whole genome shotgun sequence genome is shown below.
ATTTGCATATTCTCCTGAGGGGCCTTACTTCGGAGCGCAGTGATCAGCATATGCGGAGCATAGGGGATGGGGGCGCTGCGCCTGACCCTAGCGCATGCGCACAGGGGCTGTGGACTAGCGCGAAGTGGGTAGCGTGAGTTTAGATTAGTCAGGATTAGTTTGCATCCGGAGAGGTGGCACGAGGGTCAAGACCCTTACTGACCCTTGTCAACTCTCACCCCACAaccaagataaatatttattgctctCTTTTATGTCAGGCCCTGGGCACTGTGGTTTCTTCAGTGAACAtactctgcctctgcctccctggcccTCGAATCAAAGGAAGGAGGGTCACACATAATCAGAACCACAAGCCAGAGTGGTCAGACTGGGGGTTAAGTTGAACAGAGGAAACTGGGAACCAGAGGCGGCGCCTGCCCCAGGGAGTCTTTCCGGCGATGGAATAGCAAGAGCAAAGGcctaaaggcaaaaaagaaaaaaaaaaatcgcatgaTTTGACTCGAAAGCAGTTTAGTATGCCCGGAACAGAGTTAGAGGGGAAAGTCTCACAGGTGACATTAAGAGCTCAGATTTTACTGCTGCGTTCCAGGCTTCCTGGAAGTGACTCACATTCCAGTTTAAAACTGTCCAGTGAGATCCCACCACTTAAAAATCCAAACCCTTTATTATGGTCCAGAGGCTGTACACGTGGTCTAATCTTGCTTATCTCTGGCTTCACCAGCCTTTCTTTATCAGAGCCTATCTAGCTCCACTTCCCCCTCAAACACCCCGATCTCTTTATCGTATCAGGCCTTTGCCCTTGCTGTTCTTGCCTGAAAATGCTTTGCCTCCCGATCTTCTAATAGCTACTCTTGTGCTCATCATTCATATCTTGGCACAGATGTCAATCTGACAGGCTTTACCTGATCTAAGCTAGCACCTCCAAATTGGCTTTAGGGAAGTGAATGGGTTGCGGATAAAGCAGGATTGGTGGTGAGCTGATGGTTGTTCAAGCTGGAGTGACAAGTGTGTGGAACTTCATTATCCTGCAAACTTCTGTATGTttaatgttttccataatagcAAGTTATAATAGTACCTCCCCACCTCCTTACTCtgtactttgccttttttttttgtctttttgtcttttgagagccgcacctgcggcatatggaggttcccaggctaggggtctaatcggagttgtagccgccggcctacaccacagccatagcaacaccggatccttaacccactgagcaaggtcagggatcgaacctgcaacctcatggttcctagtcaccactgcaccacaactgaACTCCGTCTGTACTTCATCTTAATAGTACTTATGGCAATTTGACATTAAGTTTTTTTGCTTCCTGTTTCCCTCGTGAAAGCTTTGTGAAGGTAAGACTGGAGTTACCCTTTTTCACTTTGGGTCCTTAGTTTGAGATTAATGCTAAGCTGTCTGGAACACCTATTGCCTATTGTATTCATCATGGCATCTCCAACCCTTTTAGCAACAGCTGGCACAAAGTAAGGTCAATATATTCTTGATCGAAAATTAGAATCACTCGTCTTAAATTTAGATGAATGGATGAGCTCTTAGTTGATCTAGAGGTGATGAGGAGCTAGGGAAAGATTTTTGAGTAGGGCAGGGACAGGTGTTGACAGGTCAAGATGCcagtaattggagttcccgtggtgtctcagtggttaatgaatccgactaggaaccatgatgatgctggttcgatccctggccttgctcaatgggttaaggatccagcgttgccgtgagctgtggtgtaggtcacagacgcggctcggatctggcgttgctgaggctgtggtgtaggccagcagctactgctccgattcgacccctagcctgggaacctccatatgtctcgggtgtggccctagaaaagacaaaaaagacaaaaaaaaatacaacaaaagatGTAAGTGATTGAGCTCCTTGAAGGGTGATGGCAGGGTTGGGGGTGAGCTAGTGGAAGAATCCTGGCCATTGGGAGGGGATGGGGTAGTTCAGCGGCTGATGAAGAAAGACTGTGACTTTTGGTTTAAAGATGGACCAGAAAAATCCAGGTTTCCTGGGAGGGTGGAGGTGCCCTTGGAGAAGGAAGGACCCTCTCCTGGCCTATACTGTCCACCAGCaaccatcacactccctccctcctcccttggtTTAGTACCCCTCCCAACATGGTGCAGCTCTGGGCAGAAGGACAGACACACAGCCACCCCAAACACGTGTTCTCTCCTCAGTTTAATGGTGGTTAGTGGGATTGCCAAACCCCCCTCCCcgttcccctccccgccccgtacaaaatgtgttttgttttgttttttttaaacaagaaaaagggGGCAAAAGCcaggaatggggggaggggggcgcaaTCTGATATTTTCATacagatttttgatttttttaatatattatatataaaaccataGAGACCAACGCACCCTCCCCCCAaactcctttccccctccctggAGGGCCGGAGGAGAGATGGGGAAGGACCCCCCAGGAGTGGGTGGACAGAGAGACAAATATGGATGGGACAGATgtagggggaggaggtggaggggaggggagcccaggagcctggggaagggggaTTGGAGAAAAGAGTTGGGGCTGTCTCCCTCACTGCCCCCATCAAAATTATGACACAAAGACACAGAATCCCTGTTTCcacgccctccccccacccttacCCCCACCGTGCAAACATGGCTTTGCAAAGAGGTGCCCAGAGCTCTGTGGAACTCCTACAATGGCTGGCATGGGGTCTGGGACCCCCAAAGAAATCTATAttccccttccctgcccaccccacccttccCAGAATCTGACCCTTCCCCACAAGACCTGGTTCTGTAGCCTAGGGGCCTTGACCTTCCCCCAGTTATCTTCCCCCAACCCAATCCCTACCGCCCTCCCTGGACTTGGGGCTTCTGGACCTTTGGCCCTTGCCCCCTGGGGGACCCAGACCTCTGGACTCTTGCTTCTGGCCCTTGCAGAGACCCAGGCATCCGacacccccatccctgcccaaGTGTCTGAGGTGTTAGTGGTGGGGGGAGAAGCCCACCATCCCAGACTCTGATAAATGTCTTTGCAGCTGGCAGTAGGGtggaccccagcccaggcccaggcctgggatggaggtGGGGTCAGATGAAGAattcttctttcctcttgtgTCCATCGCTGCCATTGAGAAAGGCTTCTCTTGCTTCTCCCTGCTCATCCAGGCCACTGGCCTCATGGGTCAGATAGGAGCCTGAGGGGTGCCCCGGGGGCAGAGGCGACACATAGGTGTGGACCCAGGAGTTGGTCAGGGAGGCAGACAAGACATACCAGacgaagcaagagagagagatgaaacaaACAGGGCGAGGAAATCAAGTCCAGGAAAGAGCAAAACGGGGGCAGAGAAAGGGGCAAAAGCAGAATTAGGACGACACTCCAAAAGCTCACAGAAAGATCAGCCCTTTATCTCTCCTCGCGGTGGCATCCCCTTGCTCTGCTCCCAACAAATTCAGCAGTTAAGAACTCAAAGGCGTAGCCTAAACGCAGCTTCAACCCTTCATCTCTTTCAGGGTTGTGCACTGAAAGACCCGCCCCTTTTGGGGGCTGGGCCCCAAGTTTCAAATGCTAGATGTAGGCTCCACCCCCTTGTCCCGGCTCTGCGCCCGCCCTCTTACGAATCTTCTAGGCCCCACCCCTTTCCGAACCCCACCACCAACCACAGCCCTTGCCGAATTTGAGGCCTCGCCCCCACTCACCTTTCTGCCTCACTGAGCACCAGACCATGCCCACCAGCACACAGATGATCAGAAATACCAGTAGCGCCAGGATGCCACCCACAATGGCATAGGGGACTGACGTCTGAGCCTCTACTACGGCACCAGGGTCTGCCAGAGGGACAGGGCGCAGGACCAGGTCATCAGAGGACAGTCCCAGCCCGGCTGCACTGCTGCCATTGTCTTAAACCATTCTGCAAGCCACATCCAACCGCGCCCCCTTACGTACCACGCCCCTCAAATTACTGCCACCGGGTGGCCCCTGGCTCCCGGCGCCACTCTTTCCCGAAGCTCAAACTTCGGGTTGTACACTGCCCGACTCGGCCCCCAAGTCATCTTGTTAATGCcaacttcctcctcttcccctctccgccctcccccccacccccgagaacAGAAACAGTACATCCCTTTGCTTCTGACCTCAGTTCCAAGTTTCTTCCCATCTTGTCTAAAACCGCTCCGTATTTAAAATGCTGAGCTAGGACCCAACCACTCCAAAATGCCTGCCCCACATCGTAGGAGCTAAACACTTAATACTTTGAGCTGGGGCCTTTGGCCGCTTTATATTTAGCTCAtataatcttcacaacaaccctataagGTACGtgatgttcatttctttttcttttttggtggtgcccatggcatgtgggagttcccgggccagggatccaacctgtgccacatcagcggctggagctgcagcagtgacaatgctgggtccttaacccgctgagccacagaggaactccggATATTGTTCATTTCTACTTTACCGATGAGTAACTTAAGGAACAGTTACCCATAATAGCACAGTGCAGAACCGAATCTGAACTCAGATGGTTCTTTGCACAGGCCTGGGTTCTCAAACACTATCCAGTCCAGCCCACCCACTCCCAAGGCCCCGCCCCACCCAGGACAAAGCGGAGACCCGCACCGACTCGGCCCTGAGCCTTTTCCGAGGGCCTGCTGAAGCAGGTGCTCACCGTAGACCACGAGCACATAGAGCGCCCTCGCGTGGCCGTGCTTGTTCGACGCCTCGCAGGTATAGGTGCCATTATCCGCTGATACTAGGCCGGGTAGCGTAAGTGTCTCCCCGACTGCCTCGGCCCGCTCCGGCAAAGACTCATTTCCGCGGTTCCAGCGGATCTGGTTTGGCCTGGGCGGAGGTAAAGTTAGTGAGAGTTAGGGATGCAGGTGCCAGCACCCAATACTGACATCTCGGGAATGCGCAGCATTTCCAGTAAGAGGGTCCCTACTAACCCTCTCCTTCCTAGAAAACTAACAGTCCGGGGCCTAGCTTCTACCCATCACCAGGGTCTCAGGAATCCTGgcctctcctccagccccttcTACCTTCAGAATCTTCGAGTCCGGAGCCCCACAACCTCCTTCCTTGGGGGGGGGGATCTGAAGTCTGAGCCCCCAGATCCTTCCTCTCTCAGGACTCAGAAGTCCGGGCCACAGTCCCCTCTTTCCCGAGACACGTGTGTCCAGTCACCAGTCCTATTCTCTCAGGACCCAGGATTCTCGGGCCCCAGAACTCACCTGGGGTTCCCCGTCACAGCACACGTCAGCACCAGGGTGTCTCCCTCTCGCACCACAGCTTGGGAGGCATGGATCCGGGCTGTGGGGGAGTCTGTGGGCAGAAGTGAGACAGAACCAGTGGTTGTCTGGGTTATCACTCGTGGCTAGGAACCCTCCCTCTGGTTCGCCGGGCACTTACACTGCACGTCCAGCACGTACTGCGTCTGCTTGCTGTGTCCAGAGGGCAGCGCCTGGTTCTGTGCCTCGCAGATGACGATACCGCCGTCGTCCTTGCGGTCCACACGAAACCGCACTGTGCTCGCAACGCTCCAGACTTTGCCGTTTTCCTGGCCGCTGCTCACCCCTGCCAGGCCCCGCCCAGACACTGTCAGTCCCAGATTCTGGCGCCACCCCGAAGGAGCAACGCCTCCCCCAGCCAATCCCAAAGCAAGCTCTTTGCCAAATTTCGCCCCTTATACACCGTTCTCCCCTCTAATCCTGCAAATCGCGCCACTCCCCGAAAGAGGGCCAGAACCCCACCAGCTTCTTCACAAAGCTCCTCCCCTTTTCACCCCACGCCCTCCTATCAATTGATTCAACAGCTATAAAGTGACCGAAGGGTGTCGGCCCAAACCTGTGCGCTTCCTTAAGCCCCCCCACACGTAAACGGCCCTTCCCAAACCACGCCCCCAGGAGGCCCGCCTCTTCTCAAGACCTGCCCTTTTCTGGCACCTCCCCTACCCACCCACATCCCCGACCCCAGGTAGTACCTTTCAGCTCCTTTCGATCCCGGTACCAGCGCAGGACGGCGGCCGGGCGGGAACGCGGAACTAGGCAGCTGAGCTCCACTTCGCCACCCTCCACTGCCTGTTCCCGGACCTCCACTATAGGATTCTCCGGGGCCACTGCCACACGGAGAAGAGGGCAAAGGCGAAGTCAGGGGAGACCCTGGGGGGGGGGCCTCAAAGTACCCAAGCTGCAGGGATTCCAGGGACCAACAGGAACAAGGGTCCCAGgtggcaggggtcaaacccagaGGCCAGAGGTCAGGAAGGCCGGCCCTATGTCCTGGGTCCAGATGTCCAGGAAGTTAAAACACAGACAGGGTCAGGTTTCAGGAAAAGGGGTaagcagaggagaaaggaggaagggctgGGTCCGAGGAAGGGGAGGCCATTACCCAGGACAGTGAGCGTGGCGATCTGGTGGTGCGTATCCTCCGTATAGAGCTGGCAGAAGTAGCCCCCTTCGTCCTCCAGGCGCGCATCTGAGAGCCGGATCCGTACCCGGCGCGGGGAGAACTCCTCAAGCTGGAATCGCTCATCCTTCAGGGCTAGAGAGTGAACGAGCAAGAATGAACTTGGGAAATCCTGACCTCAGAAGTCCCATCTTCCTCCAGGAGCTTGGAGTCCAGCTCTCTGCCGCTTTTCTCCAACCGTAGCTACGTCTAAGGCGCCCACCTACTTACTCCCTTGGGGACCCAGAACGTTTCACGCCCTCCCACCCACAGGACCAGGAATCCAGGCTGatagccccctcctccctcccacctagGAGCCCAGAGTCTCAGCTCTGTCCTCAGTCAGGCTCCAGCCCTCTCTTCCTTCAAGAACCAGGATTGCAGACCCCAGCACTCACCGCGGGTACCATTGAAAAAGAGGGTCTGCCGGGCTGGGTTCTGAATGACAACTATGGATCCATCATACTGGTGCAGGCGGCAGGTTATCTCGGCCACCCCGCCCTCGGCTACTGTCACATTTTCTGTCTGTACTTCCTGTCCTGCCCCTGGACCAGATGACAGAGAGACAGGAAAGGAGACTTGCTGAGGGCTGCCATTCACTCTTTGCTCTCTCCAGCTGCTCCCCATCCAAACCTCCAatacctccccttcccccctcatTCAGTTCATTACACGCAACGTTTCCTATGGGCTGGACTTGGGGAGGTGGACAAAACCTGCCCCCTGCTCTAGTGGTGCAGCAGGCAAGATCCAGGGGTATGTGCTCTAATGGGGGCAGCACAGAGCACCCTGGGAGCCCAGAGGACCTGGACAGAGACCACCCAGGGAGATGGATGCTCAGAGAAGGTTCTAAAAGAAAGCACCATTGGATCCACATTTTAAAGGGTGAGCAGGAGTTCACCAGGCATGGGAACCCGCTATGCATTCACCAAACCCCATCTTTCACACCTGAGAATACGTTGTAGCTTGTCTGCGGAAATGGCCATGGTATTCTTCCCACCCATGTACGGGCCCTGACTCTGCTGCTCTTCCCATTAACGAAGCACCTTGCCCCTGTGAATCTGCGGAGTCCTTGTGACTTGCTTTAATGAACAGAATTTTCTAGAAGTGACATTGCATGAGTCCTGAAGCCTAGATCTCAAAAGACTTTGCAGCTTCTGCTCACACCCTCTTGCTGCCCCGACACTGTCAGGTGAAGATGTCCAGACTAGCTTCCTTGAGGATGAGAACCACATGGAGAGAGAAACCCAGCCAGAAGCTAGCACCCACTGCCAGCCATGGGGGTGAGGCCATCCTGCGCCATCCAGCCCCAGTGGACTGCACCGCTAGGTAACTGGAGCTACATGAATGACCCTAAATGAGACCAAGAGAAGAAGTACCCAACTGATCAGGTCCAAATTGCTGACCTGCCCCCACCAAGAGCCATGAACAGATAACATAATTGTCGTTTAAAGCAGCTAattgttggagtttccattgtggctcagtggttaacgaatccgactaggaaccatgaggttgtgggttcgatccctggcctcgctcagtgggttaaggatctggcattgccgtgagctgcggtgtgtcgcagacgcggctcggatcccgcgttgctgtggctctggcgtaggccggcagctacatctctgattagacccctagcctgggaacctccacatgccacaggatcggccctagaaaaggcaaaaagaccaaaaataaataaataaataaaagcagctaatcgttttgcttttttgcttgttttttgctttttaggggctgcacccctggca
Proteins encoded:
- the CADM4 gene encoding cell adhesion molecule 4 — encoded protein: MGRARRFQWPLLLLWAAAAGPGAGQEVQTENVTVAEGGVAEITCRLHQYDGSIVVIQNPARQTLFFNGTRALKDERFQLEEFSPRRVRIRLSDARLEDEGGYFCQLYTEDTHHQIATLTVLVAPENPIVEVREQAVEGGEVELSCLVPRSRPAAVLRWYRDRKELKGVSSGQENGKVWSVASTVRFRVDRKDDGGIVICEAQNQALPSGHSKQTQYVLDVQYSPTARIHASQAVVREGDTLVLTCAVTGNPRPNQIRWNRGNESLPERAEAVGETLTLPGLVSADNGTYTCEASNKHGHARALYVLVVYDPGAVVEAQTSVPYAIVGGILALLVFLIICVLVGMVWCSVRQKGSYLTHEASGLDEQGEAREAFLNGSDGHKRKEEFFI